From one Gossypium hirsutum isolate 1008001.06 chromosome D08, Gossypium_hirsutum_v2.1, whole genome shotgun sequence genomic stretch:
- the LOC121220164 gene encoding serine/threonine-protein kinase rio2 isoform X1, which yields MKLDVDVLRYLSKDDFRVLTAVEMGMRNHEIVPSDLIGRIASLKHGGTYKVLKNLLKHKLVHHDSSKYDGFRLTYLGYDFLAIKTMVNRGVFTAVGRQIGVGKESDIFEVSNEDGTVMAMKLHRLGRTSFRAVKSKRDYLRHRSSFNWLYLSRLAALKEFAFMKALEEHGFPVPNAVDCNRHCVVMSLIQGYPLVQVKQLQNPETVFETIIGLVVRLAEHGLIHCDFNEFNIMIDDDEKVTMIDFPQMVSVSHRNAQMYFDRDIECIFKFFGKRFNLSFEECSDDIDDDESSRPSFSSITKTAGFLDKELAASGFTRKDEDDIQKFIEGDVEEDDVSDGEHDSELCQTNIKGFDSLHLDQEESTSRCNEEGQVVENLQSPEVGQRGDPESQNLSSNEGDENDDTELVKSLAKQRRRAMAAARKGHHKNSTSRNSYKDKGGKSSNNSKIQKQLASW from the exons ATGAAGTTGGATGTCGATGTTTTGAGATATCTCTCCAAAGATGATTTTAGGGTTCTAACTGCTGTCGAGATGGGCATGAGAAAT catGAAATCGTGCCCTCAGACCTCATCGGTCGTATTGCTTCCCTCaa GCATGGAGGCACTTATAAGGTCTTGAAGAACTTACTCAAGCATAAGCTAGTGCACCATGATTCTTCCAAAT ATGATGGCTTTCGTCTCACGTACCTTGGCTATGATTTCCTTGCCATTAAAACCATGGTCAACCGCGGAGTCTTTACTGCTGTTGGTCGTCAAATTGGGGTTGGCAAAGAGTCCG ATATCTTTGAGGTTTCCAATGAAGATGGTACTGTGATGGCAATGAAGTTGCATAGGCTCGGTAGAACGTCCTTTAGGGCTGTCAAATCTAAGCGTGATTACTTGAGACATCGTAGTAGTTTTAACTGGCTCTATTTGTCTCGGTTAGCTGCACTCAAGGAATTTGCGTTtatgaag GCTTTGGAAGAGCATGGTTTTCCCGTACCAAATGCTGTGGACTGTAATAGACATTGTGTTGTTATGTCACTTATCCAAGGTTATCCGCT TGTTCAGGTGAAACAGTTGCAAAATCCAGAGACAGTTTTTGAAACAATCATTGGCCTTGTTGTTCGTCTGGCAGAACATGGTCTCATTCATTGTGACTTCAATGAATTTAACATAATG ATTGATGATGATGAGAAAGTGACAATGATTGATTTTCCCCAAATGGTATCTGTTTCACACCGTAATGCGCAGAT GTACTTTGATCGTGATATAGAATGCATTTTTAAGTTTTTTGGCAAGAG GTTCAACTTGTCCTTTGAAGAATGCTCTGATGATATTGATGATGATGAAAGTAGCAGACCTTCCTTTTCTTCAATAACCAAAACTGCTGGTTTTCTTGACAAGGAGCTTGCTGCAAGTGGATTTACGAGAAAAGATGAGGATGACATTCAGAAA TTCATTGAAGGTGATGTTGAAGAGGATGATGTTTCTGATGGTGAACATGATTCTGAGTTATGTCAAACAAATATAAAGGGCTTTGATTCATTGCACTTAGATCAG GAAGAGTCAACTTCAAGATGTAACGAGGAAGGTCAAGTAGTTGAAAACCTCCAAAGCCCTGAAGTAGGCCAGAGAGGTGATCCTGAAAGTCAAAACTTGAGCAGCAATgag GGTGACGAAAATGATGACACTGAACTCGTGAAGAGCTTGGCGAAGCAGAGACGACGGGCGATGGCAGCAGCACGCAAAGGGCATCATAAGAATAGCACATCTAGAAATTCCTACAAAGACAAAGGGGGTAAATCTTCTAATAATTCTAAAATCCAGAAACAACTGGCTAGTTGGTAA
- the LOC121220164 gene encoding serine/threonine-protein kinase rio2 isoform X2, which yields MVNRGVFTAVGRQIGVGKESDIFEVSNEDGTVMAMKLHRLGRTSFRAVKSKRDYLRHRSSFNWLYLSRLAALKEFAFMKALEEHGFPVPNAVDCNRHCVVMSLIQGYPLVQVKQLQNPETVFETIIGLVVRLAEHGLIHCDFNEFNIMIDDDEKVTMIDFPQMVSVSHRNAQMYFDRDIECIFKFFGKRFNLSFEECSDDIDDDESSRPSFSSITKTAGFLDKELAASGFTRKDEDDIQKFIEGDVEEDDVSDGEHDSELCQTNIKGFDSLHLDQEESTSRCNEEGQVVENLQSPEVGQRGDPESQNLSSNEGDENDDTELVKSLAKQRRRAMAAARKGHHKNSTSRNSYKDKGGKSSNNSKIQKQLASW from the exons ATGGTCAACCGCGGAGTCTTTACTGCTGTTGGTCGTCAAATTGGGGTTGGCAAAGAGTCCG ATATCTTTGAGGTTTCCAATGAAGATGGTACTGTGATGGCAATGAAGTTGCATAGGCTCGGTAGAACGTCCTTTAGGGCTGTCAAATCTAAGCGTGATTACTTGAGACATCGTAGTAGTTTTAACTGGCTCTATTTGTCTCGGTTAGCTGCACTCAAGGAATTTGCGTTtatgaag GCTTTGGAAGAGCATGGTTTTCCCGTACCAAATGCTGTGGACTGTAATAGACATTGTGTTGTTATGTCACTTATCCAAGGTTATCCGCT TGTTCAGGTGAAACAGTTGCAAAATCCAGAGACAGTTTTTGAAACAATCATTGGCCTTGTTGTTCGTCTGGCAGAACATGGTCTCATTCATTGTGACTTCAATGAATTTAACATAATG ATTGATGATGATGAGAAAGTGACAATGATTGATTTTCCCCAAATGGTATCTGTTTCACACCGTAATGCGCAGAT GTACTTTGATCGTGATATAGAATGCATTTTTAAGTTTTTTGGCAAGAG GTTCAACTTGTCCTTTGAAGAATGCTCTGATGATATTGATGATGATGAAAGTAGCAGACCTTCCTTTTCTTCAATAACCAAAACTGCTGGTTTTCTTGACAAGGAGCTTGCTGCAAGTGGATTTACGAGAAAAGATGAGGATGACATTCAGAAA TTCATTGAAGGTGATGTTGAAGAGGATGATGTTTCTGATGGTGAACATGATTCTGAGTTATGTCAAACAAATATAAAGGGCTTTGATTCATTGCACTTAGATCAG GAAGAGTCAACTTCAAGATGTAACGAGGAAGGTCAAGTAGTTGAAAACCTCCAAAGCCCTGAAGTAGGCCAGAGAGGTGATCCTGAAAGTCAAAACTTGAGCAGCAATgag GGTGACGAAAATGATGACACTGAACTCGTGAAGAGCTTGGCGAAGCAGAGACGACGGGCGATGGCAGCAGCACGCAAAGGGCATCATAAGAATAGCACATCTAGAAATTCCTACAAAGACAAAGGGGGTAAATCTTCTAATAATTCTAAAATCCAGAAACAACTGGCTAGTTGGTAA